One segment of Paenibacillus rhizovicinus DNA contains the following:
- the lepB gene encoding signal peptidase I — MKKRWVRELRDWCVTLGIAITAALLIQNYAFAQTEVKNISMQKTLVDGQRLIEDKLSYHFESPHRGDIVIISGPESDKRLIKRVIGMPGDMIDFTDDGHVLVNNSVIDEPYVKGLTYSNGMKVPFKVPEKSVFVMGDNRENSQDSRMLGPIALSSLEGRAVFRLWPLSKFGQLD; from the coding sequence ATGAAGAAACGATGGGTTCGAGAATTGCGGGACTGGTGCGTCACGCTGGGCATTGCGATTACGGCGGCGCTCCTGATTCAGAATTATGCGTTTGCGCAAACCGAGGTCAAGAACATTTCGATGCAAAAAACGCTCGTAGACGGGCAGCGGCTTATCGAAGATAAACTCAGCTATCATTTTGAATCGCCTCACCGGGGGGATATCGTTATCATCAGCGGACCCGAAAGCGACAAGCGGCTTATTAAGCGGGTAATCGGTATGCCAGGCGATATGATCGATTTCACGGACGACGGCCATGTGCTTGTGAACAATAGCGTCATCGATGAGCCTTACGTAAAAGGGCTGACCTATTCCAACGGCATGAAGGTTCCGTTCAAGGTACCCGAGAAATCCGTGTTCGTGATGGGCGATAACCGCGAGAACAGCCAAGACAGCCGGATGCTTGGGCCGATCGCGCTGTCCAGTCTTGAAGGAAGGGCCGTATTCCGGCTGTGGCCGTTAAGCAAGTTCGGTCAGTTGGACTAA
- a CDS encoding ABC transporter substrate-binding protein translates to MNGKWKLASIRKVGFILITAAIVLATAACGTKETNDSGAANNAPSSNTANKPEDAAANGGNQAAANAGDAGTAAQATVYPLTVKDVTNTELTFSAAPQRIITLVPSETEIVYALGAGDKIAGVDNYSNYPKEAADKPKIGDMNADIEKIVSLKPDLVLASYTMSQAVVDKLRSLKLPVYATDPKTYDAVIEKVKQIGAILDKPKEAAAVANHMEQVRTQVTDAVKDAPKPNVYLEFAPGWTVGKGEFLDEIITLAGGTNIATEPNWYEIDPEVVVKANPDAIIYASMTVKEGEKNPILTAIETRPGWNVINAIKDKKVFEVDQDPLTRVGPRLADGLLEVAKKLHPDLFK, encoded by the coding sequence ATGAATGGGAAATGGAAACTAGCTTCAATCCGTAAAGTCGGCTTCATCTTAATAACGGCAGCGATTGTGCTGGCGACAGCAGCTTGCGGAACGAAAGAGACGAACGACAGCGGAGCGGCGAACAATGCGCCGTCCTCGAATACAGCGAATAAGCCGGAAGATGCTGCTGCCAACGGCGGCAATCAGGCGGCAGCGAACGCCGGCGATGCGGGAACCGCGGCGCAAGCCACCGTATATCCGCTTACGGTGAAGGACGTTACGAACACCGAGCTGACGTTCAGCGCGGCGCCGCAGCGGATCATCACGTTGGTGCCGAGCGAGACGGAAATCGTGTATGCGCTGGGCGCGGGCGATAAAATCGCGGGTGTCGACAACTATTCCAATTATCCGAAAGAAGCGGCGGATAAGCCGAAAATCGGGGACATGAACGCGGATATCGAGAAAATCGTCTCGTTAAAACCGGATCTCGTTCTGGCATCCTACACGATGAGTCAAGCCGTGGTCGACAAGCTGCGTTCGTTGAAGCTGCCGGTCTATGCAACGGATCCGAAGACATACGACGCCGTAATCGAGAAAGTGAAGCAAATCGGCGCGATTCTCGACAAGCCGAAGGAAGCGGCTGCAGTAGCCAATCATATGGAGCAAGTGCGCACGCAGGTGACGGATGCGGTCAAGGATGCGCCGAAGCCGAATGTCTACTTGGAATTCGCGCCGGGCTGGACAGTCGGCAAGGGAGAGTTCCTGGATGAGATCATTACGCTGGCAGGCGGAACGAATATCGCAACCGAACCGAATTGGTACGAAATCGATCCCGAGGTTGTCGTGAAGGCGAATCCCGACGCGATCATCTACGCGTCGATGACCGTCAAAGAAGGCGAGAAAAATCCGATTCTCACGGCAATCGAAACGCGTCCGGGCTGGAATGTCATTAATGCCATTAAAGATAAAAAAGTGTTTGAAGTCGACCAGGATCCGTTAACGCGCGTAGGTCCGCGCCTCGCCGACGGTCTGCTGGAAGTGGCGAAGAAGCTGCATCCGGATCTGTTCAAGTAA
- a CDS encoding heavy metal translocating P-type ATPase: MQPPVEEEVLDLRIHGMSCTACATRIERAVGKLAGVSGVSVHYAAKSAYITYASGTVSPAGIIERIGQIGFQAFPYGREGEGGSEIDSLKLRVFAGCLLTLPLLWTMAHHYSALRGIPVPAFIEEPVLQLLLASIVQFFIGMPFYFGAYYALRERTANMDVLVAIGTTAAYVYSYAAMLAGGALYFETSAVVITAVLIGKLLEATASERVMKEGDGFASLQAKEAIVVRGGITERIPLDRLRVGDQLLVEANEHLPADGLVIEGESTLDESFLTGESGLVKRAAGDRVFAGTTVRGQALRLQVLATGRNTMLSRIAAITRQAQATKSSIGRRVDRLAAVFVPVMMLLSLGTLLLWLLLLNPGDWKTASIHALAVLLAACPCALGLAAPISLVLATGKLARRGIVLKEASALERLAQLDLIVLDKTGTLTEGKPAVTGVSALNGAPNTLLRLAAAAEERSQHPFADAIRESARRAGLVLPASSAHVAYPGKGIEAIVEGKSIVVGNAALAAERSWSIHRALHGFAEPKEKSGETVVYVFVDGVNTGAFALSDSVKRTSREAVEGLVDEGVHVLLATGDHPSAAAKAAALAGIDDVHASLLPEHKAALIRKLQGDGHVVAMAGDGWNDAPALAAADIGIAMGGGTEAALDAGDMTLLRSRLTGISEALLISRLTVRNIRQNLGFAFLYNAVIIPFAAIGGIEPWMAGTAMALSSVSVVGNALRLNGQMRRKLDRRLLT; encoded by the coding sequence ATGCAGCCTCCAGTCGAGGAAGAAGTGCTGGATTTACGCATTCACGGCATGAGCTGTACGGCTTGCGCAACGCGGATCGAGCGTGCCGTCGGCAAGCTTGCCGGCGTCTCCGGCGTGTCGGTGCATTACGCGGCGAAGTCCGCTTATATTACGTATGCCTCCGGAACGGTTTCGCCGGCGGGGATTATCGAACGGATCGGACAAATCGGGTTCCAGGCGTTCCCGTACGGGCGCGAAGGAGAAGGCGGTTCGGAGATCGACTCGCTAAAACTCCGGGTGTTCGCCGGATGTTTGCTGACGCTGCCCTTGCTCTGGACGATGGCGCATCATTATTCCGCATTGCGGGGCATACCCGTTCCGGCTTTCATCGAGGAGCCGGTGCTGCAGCTGCTGCTGGCGTCGATCGTGCAATTTTTTATCGGGATGCCGTTTTATTTCGGCGCGTATTATGCGCTGCGGGAACGGACGGCGAATATGGACGTGCTGGTGGCGATCGGCACGACCGCTGCTTACGTATACAGCTATGCGGCCATGTTGGCCGGGGGAGCGCTATATTTCGAGACGTCGGCCGTCGTTATTACGGCCGTGCTGATCGGCAAGCTGCTGGAAGCGACGGCTTCGGAGCGGGTCATGAAGGAAGGCGACGGCTTCGCCTCGCTGCAGGCGAAAGAAGCGATTGTCGTGCGCGGCGGAATTACGGAACGGATTCCGCTTGACCGGCTGCGGGTAGGCGATCAGCTTCTGGTCGAAGCGAATGAACATTTGCCCGCGGACGGGCTTGTGATCGAAGGGGAATCGACGCTGGACGAGTCGTTTCTGACCGGCGAGAGCGGGCTTGTGAAGCGGGCGGCCGGAGATCGCGTATTCGCCGGCACCACCGTCAGGGGGCAGGCGCTGCGGCTGCAGGTGCTCGCGACGGGACGCAATACGATGCTCAGCCGGATTGCAGCCATCACGCGTCAGGCGCAGGCGACCAAATCGTCCATCGGGCGCCGAGTCGACCGGCTGGCAGCCGTATTCGTTCCGGTTATGATGCTGCTCTCCCTGGGAACGCTCTTGCTGTGGCTGCTCTTGCTCAATCCGGGCGATTGGAAGACCGCATCCATCCACGCGCTCGCCGTGCTGCTCGCCGCTTGTCCTTGCGCCCTCGGGCTGGCTGCGCCGATCTCGCTCGTGCTGGCGACGGGCAAGCTCGCAAGGCGCGGCATCGTATTGAAAGAAGCAAGCGCACTGGAAAGGCTGGCGCAGCTGGATCTGATCGTTCTGGATAAGACGGGCACGTTGACGGAAGGCAAGCCGGCCGTAACAGGCGTTTCTGCGCTGAACGGCGCGCCGAATACGCTGCTCCGCTTGGCGGCTGCCGCGGAGGAGCGGTCGCAGCATCCGTTCGCGGATGCAATCCGGGAATCGGCCCGGCGCGCGGGGCTCGTGCTGCCGGCTTCGTCCGCGCATGTCGCCTATCCCGGCAAAGGGATCGAGGCGATCGTCGAAGGGAAATCAATCGTGGTAGGCAACGCCGCGCTTGCAGCCGAACGGTCATGGTCGATCCACCGGGCGCTTCACGGATTCGCGGAACCGAAGGAGAAGTCGGGTGAAACGGTCGTTTATGTGTTCGTCGACGGCGTGAATACCGGCGCCTTCGCATTGTCCGATTCTGTTAAACGCACGTCGAGGGAAGCGGTAGAAGGGCTGGTCGACGAAGGCGTCCACGTGCTGCTGGCAACGGGCGATCATCCGTCCGCCGCGGCCAAGGCTGCGGCATTGGCCGGCATTGACGACGTACATGCCTCCTTGCTTCCGGAGCATAAAGCGGCACTGATTCGCAAGCTGCAGGGGGATGGGCATGTGGTCGCGATGGCCGGGGACGGCTGGAACGACGCGCCCGCTCTGGCAGCGGCGGATATCGGCATCGCCATGGGCGGCGGCACGGAGGCCGCGCTGGACGCGGGCGATATGACGCTGCTCCGGTCACGGTTGACGGGAATCTCCGAAGCGCTGCTGATCAGTCGATTGACGGTGCGCAACATCCGCCAAAACCTCGGTTTTGCCTTTCTGTACAATGCCGTTATTATTCCGTTCGCGGCGATCGGCGGCATCGAGCCGTGGATGGCGGGAACGGCGATGGCGCTTAGTTCCGTATCGGTGGTCGGCAATGCGCTTCGGTTGAACGGGCAGATGAGGCGCAAGCTGGATCGGCGGCTATTGACCTAG
- the cobU gene encoding bifunctional adenosylcobinamide kinase/adenosylcobinamide-phosphate guanylyltransferase has product MAIFITGGARSGKSGFAEAYAMKLAKQGIYIATSQIWDDEMKERTAHHRATREQSGYGWRTIEEPLALAELLERLEAEHREDAERPAVLVDCLTLWLTNWLLRADYDTESGQDANRYDELHAEADKLIAAVADYTGPLLLVTNEVGSGIVPAYPLGRRFRDEAGRLNRKLAAVCAEAYLVVAGMPLDLKKHAFAFGED; this is encoded by the coding sequence ATGGCGATTTTCATTACGGGCGGTGCCAGGAGCGGCAAGAGCGGGTTTGCCGAGGCCTATGCGATGAAGCTCGCGAAGCAGGGGATTTATATTGCAACGTCTCAGATCTGGGACGACGAGATGAAGGAACGAACCGCCCATCATCGGGCGACCAGGGAGCAGTCCGGCTATGGTTGGCGGACGATCGAAGAACCATTGGCGCTGGCGGAGCTGTTGGAACGGCTGGAAGCCGAACATCGTGAAGACGCGGAACGGCCTGCCGTCCTCGTCGATTGCCTCACGTTATGGCTGACGAACTGGCTGCTCCGCGCGGACTACGATACAGAGAGCGGCCAAGACGCGAATCGGTATGACGAATTGCATGCAGAAGCGGATAAGCTGATCGCCGCCGTTGCGGATTATACGGGTCCGCTGCTGCTCGTCACGAACGAGGTCGGGAGCGGCATCGTGCCCGCATACCCGTTAGGCCGGCGTTTCCGCGATGAAGCGGGACGGCTGAATCGCAAATTGGCTGCCGTCTGCGCCGAAGCGTACCTTGTCGTAGCAGGCATGCCGCTGGATCTGAAGAAACATGCGTTTGCGTTCGGGGAGGACTGA
- the cbiB gene encoding adenosylcobinamide-phosphate synthase CbiB gives MLFYSLHETLLLAAAAIIVDWIVGDPRWPTHPVIWIGQFIARLERALRPEGRELSPASLKKRGMLLTITTVAAAGVMTYGIILAASWIHPWLGYAASAWLISTTLAVKGLKDAAMLVYRPLAGGDLIQARKYVGYIVSRDTSAMGGKEAARAAIETVAENTVDAFLSPLLFALIGAAPLAMLYRSANTLDSMVGYKNERYAHFGWASARFDDVLNYMPARLCGWLITLAAAVTPGLSGKRAFRAVRHFAHLHPSPNSGIPESAAAGALGIELGGRNVYFGVENERARLGWPLRPLEPYDIVRTVRLLYAVSLFCCAGVIAVWLWLI, from the coding sequence ATGCTGTTCTATTCCCTGCATGAAACGCTGCTGCTGGCCGCGGCGGCGATTATCGTCGATTGGATCGTCGGTGATCCGAGATGGCCGACGCATCCGGTCATCTGGATCGGACAATTCATTGCGCGGCTGGAACGGGCACTGCGCCCCGAAGGCCGCGAGCTGTCTCCCGCATCCTTGAAGAAGCGCGGCATGCTGCTGACGATAACGACGGTAGCCGCCGCTGGCGTGATGACGTATGGCATCATTCTCGCGGCCTCGTGGATTCATCCATGGCTCGGATATGCCGCGTCGGCTTGGCTGATTTCCACGACGCTGGCCGTCAAAGGGCTCAAGGACGCGGCCATGCTCGTCTATCGGCCGCTTGCAGGGGGCGACTTGATTCAAGCGCGCAAATACGTAGGCTATATCGTAAGCCGTGATACGTCTGCCATGGGAGGGAAGGAAGCTGCCCGCGCGGCCATCGAGACCGTCGCGGAGAATACGGTTGACGCGTTTCTCTCCCCGCTGTTGTTCGCGCTGATCGGTGCGGCTCCGCTGGCGATGTTGTATCGTTCGGCCAATACGCTCGATTCCATGGTCGGCTACAAAAATGAACGTTACGCGCATTTCGGCTGGGCGTCCGCCCGGTTCGACGATGTGCTGAATTATATGCCGGCGCGTCTATGCGGATGGCTGATAACGTTAGCCGCGGCGGTGACGCCGGGCTTGTCAGGGAAGCGGGCGTTTCGGGCGGTGCGGCACTTCGCGCATCTGCATCCGAGTCCCAACAGCGGCATTCCGGAGTCCGCCGCCGCGGGCGCGCTCGGCATCGAGCTTGGCGGACGCAATGTGTATTTCGGCGTCGAGAACGAACGCGCCCGGCTCGGATGGCCGCTTCGGCCGCTTGAGCCTTACGATATCGTACGGACGGTTCGGCTGTTGTACGCGGTCAGTCTATTTTGTTGCGCGGGGGTGATAGCTGTATGGCTATGGTTGATTTGA
- a CDS encoding DUF4184 family protein, producing MPFTFSHPLFSVPLKRIAPRWLSVTGLVLGSMIPDMEYFMAMESYRTIGHSLRGYLLQGVPLSIAFAIAFHGIVKPVLPKFMPSTGGLDRFAKYMTSEEWRLNSVRTWTIFLVSLFVGYWTHMFMDAWTHASGLYVGWFGFLEGNYGGEHLYQLLQYLFSLIGVGVPGLMLLHRYKKWYELERRKRQPAMSSLGTKSLLWMMAVVFGLLLFIGKMMLSVDSANLVSALIVAPLSSAIFGIFVSSLFYQAARTRKLKWALTTVVLMLVVLVLFRGGETVWTPELALDPHTLKMKPPQGTFQPLWNFNLWCWSAVILLGCWLVAGRGGKTRTRTTNRGRTPSA from the coding sequence ATGCCGTTTACATTTTCTCATCCGCTGTTTTCGGTGCCGTTGAAGCGCATTGCGCCAAGATGGCTAAGCGTGACCGGTCTCGTGCTCGGCAGCATGATTCCGGATATGGAATACTTCATGGCCATGGAATCTTATCGGACGATCGGCCACTCGCTGCGCGGGTATCTGCTGCAAGGCGTGCCGCTCAGCATAGCGTTCGCCATTGCGTTTCATGGCATCGTCAAGCCGGTGCTGCCGAAGTTTATGCCGTCGACCGGCGGGTTGGACCGGTTCGCGAAGTACATGACGTCGGAAGAGTGGCGTCTGAATTCCGTGCGTACGTGGACGATTTTCCTTGTTTCGTTGTTTGTCGGATATTGGACGCATATGTTCATGGACGCATGGACGCACGCGTCGGGCTTGTACGTCGGATGGTTCGGGTTTCTGGAGGGCAATTACGGCGGCGAGCACCTCTATCAGCTGCTGCAGTACTTGTTCTCTCTGATCGGCGTCGGCGTGCCTGGCTTGATGCTATTGCACCGGTATAAGAAATGGTACGAGCTGGAGAGGAGAAAACGGCAGCCCGCAATGTCTTCTCTCGGTACGAAGAGCCTGTTATGGATGATGGCGGTTGTCTTCGGACTCTTGTTGTTTATAGGGAAAATGATGCTGTCGGTGGACAGCGCCAACTTGGTTAGCGCATTAATCGTGGCGCCGCTGTCTTCTGCGATTTTCGGAATTTTCGTCTCGTCGCTGTTCTATCAGGCAGCGAGGACGCGCAAATTAAAGTGGGCGCTGACCACTGTGGTTTTGATGCTGGTCGTGCTTGTCTTGTTTAGAGGCGGAGAGACCGTATGGACGCCTGAACTGGCGCTGGATCCGCATACATTGAAGATGAAGCCGCCCCAAGGAACGTTTCAGCCGTTATGGAACTTCAATTTATGGTGCTGGTCGGCTGTCATTCTGCTCGGCTGCTGGCTGGTTGCAGGCCGCGGAGGGAAGACGCGAACGAGGACGACGAACAGAGGCCGAACGCCATCGGCTTAA
- the cobT gene encoding nicotinate-nucleotide--dimethylbenzimidazole phosphoribosyltransferase produces MNELKLTTLINEIEDLNAAAMADALQHLNNLTKPPGSLGRLEDIAIRAAGISGEIAADFSKRAVIVMAGDHGVCEEGISAFPAEVTPQMVLNFLAGGAAVNVLARGAQADVFCVDMGVNADLKHEALISCKTRKGTANMTREAAMTREEAVAAILSGFELVSRLAAEGYRMFATGDMGIGNTTASAALCTVLGGMTADEAVGLGTGINEERRLHKIEVVKRAIACNRPDAFDPIAALAKVGGLEIAGLAGVILGAAANRCLVVVDGFISSAAALAATAIAPKAAAFMIGSHLSQEQGHAMLLRKLGLSPMIQLDMRLGEGTGAVLAFHFVDAALNVMREMATFESAGVSRE; encoded by the coding sequence ATGAACGAATTAAAATTAACGACATTAATCAATGAAATCGAAGACTTGAACGCAGCGGCTATGGCAGATGCCTTGCAGCATTTAAACAATTTGACGAAGCCGCCCGGCAGTCTTGGCCGCTTGGAGGACATCGCTATTCGGGCCGCCGGCATTTCTGGGGAAATCGCGGCGGATTTCTCGAAGCGTGCCGTCATCGTTATGGCCGGCGACCACGGCGTTTGCGAAGAGGGAATCAGTGCTTTCCCGGCTGAAGTGACGCCGCAGATGGTGCTGAATTTCTTGGCCGGAGGCGCAGCCGTCAACGTGCTTGCCCGCGGTGCGCAGGCGGATGTATTCTGCGTCGATATGGGCGTCAATGCCGATTTGAAACATGAAGCGCTCATCAGCTGCAAAACCCGCAAAGGAACGGCGAACATGACGCGCGAAGCGGCCATGACCCGGGAAGAGGCGGTCGCAGCCATACTAAGCGGGTTCGAGCTCGTGTCCCGGTTAGCCGCGGAAGGTTATCGGATGTTCGCAACGGGCGATATGGGCATCGGCAATACGACGGCGAGCGCAGCGCTATGCACCGTGCTCGGGGGAATGACGGCGGACGAGGCGGTCGGTCTCGGGACGGGCATTAATGAGGAACGACGGCTGCATAAGATCGAGGTCGTCAAACGGGCGATTGCCTGCAACCGACCGGATGCCTTCGATCCGATCGCCGCGCTTGCCAAAGTCGGCGGACTTGAAATCGCCGGGCTGGCCGGCGTCATCCTCGGGGCAGCGGCGAACCGTTGTCTCGTCGTTGTCGATGGCTTCATCTCTTCGGCAGCTGCTCTGGCAGCGACTGCGATCGCGCCGAAAGCGGCCGCATTCATGATCGGCTCGCATCTTTCTCAAGAGCAAGGTCACGCCATGCTGCTGCGGAAGCTCGGGCTGTCGCCGATGATCCAGCTCGACATGCGTCTTGGCGAAGGAACGGGAGCGGTGCTGGCCTTCCATTTTGTCGATGCGGCCCTCAACGTCATGCGGGAAATGGCAACATTCGAGAGTGCCGGCGTTTCGCGGGAGTAA
- the cobS gene encoding adenosylcobinamide-GDP ribazoletransferase produces the protein MAMVDLKRELQAIGTAFQLLTRIPIPAAIPFTPEMLARSVAYYPVVGAVIGGIVAAAGACMDGSVPAMPAAVLLMAVWLLLSGGLHMDGLMDTADGILSHRSRERMLEIMKDSRVGAMGVIAAVVLLLFKFAVLGTWFDEGQDWLAEAPIFAMACGLSRLWVVAAMAFWPFARPDEGMASMFKLVRPKHAVAAALAQALMTAVCIWVFPAASFGALASYALPAGIAIGAGSVLAAWMCRKLGGLTGDTYGALTEMIEAVLLFTLVVQL, from the coding sequence ATGGCTATGGTTGATTTGAAACGAGAGCTGCAAGCGATCGGCACGGCGTTCCAGCTGTTGACGCGCATTCCGATACCGGCAGCGATTCCGTTCACGCCGGAAATGCTGGCGCGAAGCGTCGCGTACTACCCGGTAGTCGGCGCCGTGATCGGGGGTATCGTCGCGGCGGCAGGCGCTTGCATGGACGGAAGCGTGCCGGCGATGCCGGCGGCGGTTCTGCTCATGGCCGTATGGCTGCTGTTAAGCGGCGGCCTTCACATGGACGGCTTGATGGATACGGCTGACGGCATTCTCAGCCATCGTTCCCGCGAACGGATGCTTGAAATCATGAAGGACAGCCGCGTCGGCGCGATGGGCGTCATTGCCGCGGTTGTCCTCTTGCTGTTCAAATTCGCCGTTCTCGGCACTTGGTTCGACGAAGGGCAGGACTGGCTTGCCGAGGCGCCGATATTCGCGATGGCTTGCGGGCTGAGCAGGCTTTGGGTCGTCGCGGCCATGGCTTTCTGGCCGTTCGCCAGACCGGATGAAGGGATGGCTTCGATGTTCAAGCTCGTCCGGCCGAAGCATGCGGTCGCCGCTGCATTGGCGCAGGCGCTGATGACGGCTGTCTGTATCTGGGTATTCCCGGCGGCCTCGTTCGGCGCGCTGGCGTCCTATGCGCTGCCTGCCGGCATCGCGATCGGCGCGGGAAGCGTGCTTGCTGCATGGATGTGCCGCAAGCTAGGCGGTTTGACGGGCGACACGTACGGGGCGCTGACCGAAATGATTGAAGCAGTACTGTTGTTTACGCTGGTCGTACAATTGTAG
- a CDS encoding rhodanese-like domain-containing protein encodes MGEITASELETRLREGEKLSVIDVREPDEWESGHIKEAVSIPLSVFIERLGELNDFEEPLYMVCRSGNRSGKACDYLAAQGYEVINVLGGMLSWPGEVKTGE; translated from the coding sequence ATGGGAGAAATTACGGCAAGCGAATTGGAAACCCGGCTTCGGGAGGGCGAGAAGCTCAGCGTCATCGACGTTCGGGAACCGGATGAATGGGAGTCCGGCCATATCAAAGAAGCGGTCAGCATCCCGCTGTCCGTGTTTATTGAACGTCTAGGCGAACTCAACGACTTCGAAGAGCCGCTCTATATGGTGTGCAGAAGCGGTAACCGCAGCGGCAAAGCTTGCGATTACTTGGCGGCGCAAGGCTATGAGGTCATTAACGTACTTGGCGGCATGCTCAGCTGGCCGGGAGAAGTTAAGACGGGCGAATAA
- a CDS encoding ABC transporter ATP-binding protein — protein MIEAKSAAMAIAGRKILNDINLLFEKGAMYGIIGPNGVGKSTLLRLLSGTEKPSSGEILLDGRPAAVYKRKELAKKVAVLQQGGLPPVGFTVREAVRMGRFPYQNWLGEESFEGEEIVERVLEDMGLLELQDRRIDGLSGGERQRVALAKVMAQEPELLLLDEPTTYLDIGYQLQLLDTVKRWQKERRLTVVAVLHDLNLAAHYCDRLLVLHEGIVDAFGSPLEVVTPELIRRVFGASAIVLPHPETGVPQLLLRPDAAPMADRDLYS, from the coding sequence ATGATCGAGGCGAAATCGGCAGCGATGGCCATTGCGGGCCGGAAGATACTTAATGATATTAATCTCTTGTTCGAGAAAGGCGCGATGTACGGCATTATCGGACCGAACGGCGTCGGCAAATCGACGCTGCTGCGGCTGCTGTCGGGCACGGAGAAACCTTCGTCGGGCGAGATACTGCTCGATGGCCGGCCGGCTGCGGTCTACAAGCGCAAGGAGCTGGCCAAGAAAGTCGCCGTGCTGCAGCAGGGCGGTTTGCCCCCGGTCGGATTTACGGTGCGCGAAGCCGTTCGCATGGGGCGGTTCCCCTATCAAAATTGGCTTGGCGAAGAATCGTTCGAAGGCGAAGAGATCGTCGAGCGGGTGCTGGAGGATATGGGTTTGCTCGAGCTGCAGGATCGCCGGATCGACGGACTGAGCGGCGGCGAGCGTCAACGCGTCGCGCTCGCGAAGGTGATGGCGCAGGAGCCCGAGCTGCTGCTGCTGGATGAACCAACCACGTATTTGGACATCGGTTACCAGCTGCAATTGCTGGATACGGTGAAGCGCTGGCAGAAGGAACGGCGATTGACCGTCGTGGCCGTGCTGCATGATCTGAACTTGGCAGCGCATTACTGCGATCGGCTGTTAGTGCTCCATGAAGGCATCGTCGACGCGTTCGGGTCGCCGCTTGAAGTCGTCACGCCCGAGCTGATCCGCCGCGTGTTCGGGGCGAGCGCCATCGTGCTCCCGCATCCCGAAACAGGCGTACCGCAGCTGCTGTTGCGACCGGATGCCGCGCCAATGGCAGACAGAGATCTATATAGTTGA
- a CDS encoding FecCD family ABC transporter permease has product MRAKLVLYGGAAMLLLLASIVVSLSIGSSGLPLRDVWGILLHQLPWMPDASTKWDAGDIAIVTQLRLSRVVLGVLIGACLALAGAGFQGVLRNPLADPFTLGVASGCSVGAAFMIVFGLQSAIGLWSVPLVAFGTGMVTLLIVFGLSRARGSMNVETLILSGVIVQAFLGALVSFMVTLSQSVVNEAMFWLMGSLSGRSWEHVKLIAPFLIVGLPVMIRYSQHLNLFTFGERHAAHLGVNVERTKLIVLLTSTLLTAVAVSVAGVVGFVGLVVPHLIRLLVGPDYRIIVPLSAIGGGFYLVWADTLARTALSPKEVSLGIVTALIGAPFFAYLLYRRKVQQGGSAS; this is encoded by the coding sequence ATGCGAGCGAAATTAGTCCTGTATGGAGGAGCAGCGATGCTTCTCTTACTCGCATCTATCGTCGTCAGTCTCTCGATCGGCTCGTCCGGCCTGCCGCTGAGAGACGTTTGGGGGATCCTCCTTCATCAGCTGCCTTGGATGCCCGACGCAAGTACCAAATGGGATGCCGGAGACATCGCGATCGTGACGCAGCTGAGACTGTCGCGTGTCGTTCTCGGCGTGCTGATCGGCGCTTGTCTTGCTTTGGCAGGAGCCGGATTCCAGGGCGTGCTTCGCAATCCGCTTGCCGACCCGTTCACGCTCGGCGTCGCTTCGGGCTGCTCCGTGGGCGCTGCGTTCATGATCGTCTTCGGCCTTCAATCGGCAATCGGCCTGTGGTCGGTCCCGCTGGTTGCGTTCGGAACCGGGATGGTAACGCTGTTGATCGTGTTCGGGCTCTCGCGGGCAAGAGGATCGATGAACGTGGAAACGCTGATTTTGTCGGGCGTCATCGTGCAGGCTTTCCTGGGGGCGCTCGTTTCCTTCATGGTGACGCTGTCGCAAAGCGTCGTTAACGAAGCGATGTTTTGGCTGATGGGCAGCCTCAGCGGGCGGAGCTGGGAGCACGTGAAGCTGATCGCGCCGTTCCTGATCGTCGGACTGCCCGTTATGATTCGCTATTCACAGCATTTGAATTTGTTCACATTCGGCGAGCGTCATGCGGCGCATCTCGGCGTTAACGTCGAGCGCACGAAACTAATCGTCCTGCTTACTTCCACGTTATTGACGGCAGTTGCCGTTTCCGTCGCAGGCGTCGTCGGTTTCGTCGGACTGGTCGTGCCGCATCTGATTCGTCTGCTCGTCGGACCGGATTATCGCATCATCGTTCCGCTATCCGCGATCGGAGGCGGCTTCTATCTGGTTTGGGCGGACACGCTCGCGAGAACGGCGCTTAGTCCCAAAGAAGTCTCGCTTGGCATCGTGACGGCGTTGATCGGTGCTCCTTTCTTCGCGTATTTGCTTTATCGGCGCAAGGTGCAGCAGGGAGGCAGCGCATCATGA